A window of Cygnus atratus isolate AKBS03 ecotype Queensland, Australia chromosome 24, CAtr_DNAZoo_HiC_assembly, whole genome shotgun sequence contains these coding sequences:
- the PNPLA1 gene encoding omega-hydroxyceramide transacylase produces MTVEDLRASGTPFSLSFSGSGFLALYQVGVVQSLLELAPKLLKSACKVYGSSAGSLIAAAVVCGISLDDLKEFFFATAKEARKTILGPLSPKCSLLANIRAVLQRRLPEDSYQVASGRLHISLTRVVDGQNVMVSEFSSKEELIQALICSCFLPIYCGFIPPSYRGVRYVDGGFTGLQPVSSLEEAVITVSPFTGELDICPRDCPAIFYCFQIFNGSIQISVENLCRISYALFPPSTMILNDIFSQGYQDTALFLCRNNAFGFNYVDGNFRFASMCGKSDFPQPNGMLNSLGKWVPQYLVPHFLPGLARWKKQEMFRLQDPLSKVLLQPYKLPAFVKKGLKQQLWKLLEDIVSLAKQFQKLLQTVVPGLPKRAMARG; encoded by the exons ATGACTGTGGAGGATCTGCGGGCTTCGGGCACCCCTTTCTCGCTATCCTTTTCAGGCAGTGGCTTTCTTGCCCTGTACCAGGTTGGGGTGGTGCAGTCCCTCCTGGAGCTGGCTCCCAAGCTGCTCAAATCCGCCTGCAAGGTCTATGGCTCATCCGCCGGCTCACTCATCGCTGCCGCCGTTGTGTGTGGCATCAGCCTCG ATGACCTAAaggaatttttctttgcaactgCCAAGGAAGCCAGGAAAACCATCCTGGGCCCTCTCTCTCCCAAGTGCAGCTTGCTGGCAAATATCAGGGCTGTTTTGCAGCGGAGGCTGCCAGAGGACTCCTACCAGGTGGCTTCGGGGCGGCTGCACATCTCACTCACGCGGGTAGTGGACGGCCAAAACGTCATGGTCTCTGAGTTCAGCTCGAAGGAGGAGCTCATTCAG GCTCtcatctgcagctgctttcttcCTATCTACTGTGGGTTCATCCCTCCATCCTACCGAGGTGTG CGATACGTTGATGGAGGATTCACAGGTCTGCAGCCTGTCTCCAGCTTGGAGGAAGCCGTGATCACTGTGTCCCCATTCACGGGAGAGCTCGATATCTGTCCACGGGACTGTCCCGCCATCTTCTACTGTTTCCAGATCTTTAATGGCAGCATTCAGATCTCGGTAGAAAACCTGTGCAGGATCAGCTATGCCCTCTTTCCGCCTAGCACCATG ATCTTGAACGACATTTTTTCCCAAGGGTACCAGGACACTGCCCTTTTCCTGTGCAGGAACA ATGCCTTTGGCTTTAACTACGTTGACGGCAATTTCCGCTTTGCCAGCATGTGTGGGAAGAGCGACTTTCCGCAGCCCAACGGGATGTTGAATAGCCTGGGCAAATGGGTGCCACAGTACCTGGTGCCACACTTCCTTCCAG GCCTGGCTCGGTGGAAGAAGCAGGAGATGTTCAGACTGCAGGATCCACTGTCAAAGGTCCTGTTGCAGCCATACAAGCTGCCGGCTTTCGTCAAGAAGGG gctgaagcagcagctgtggaagcTGCTGGAAGACATCGTCTCCCTGGCAAAACAGTTCCAGAAGCTCCTCCAAACTGTGGTGCCTGGCTTGCCTAAGAGAGCCATGGCCAGGGGGTGA